One Eptesicus fuscus isolate TK198812 chromosome 11, DD_ASM_mEF_20220401, whole genome shotgun sequence genomic region harbors:
- the BIN1 gene encoding myc box-dependent-interacting protein 1 isoform X2: protein MAEMGSKGVTAGKFASNMQKKLTRAQEKVLQKLGKADETKDEQFEQCVQNFNKQLNEGTRLQKDLRTYLASVKAMHEASKKLNECLQEVYEPDWPGRDEANKIAENNDLLWMDYHQKLVDQALLTMDTYLGQFPDIKSRIAKRGRKLVDYDSARHHYESLQTAKKKDEAKIAKAEEELVKAQKVFEEMNVDLQEELPSLWNSRVGFYVNTFQSIAGLEENFHREMSKLNQSLNDVLVGLEKQHGSNAFTVKAQPSDSAPAKENKSPSPPPDGSPAATPEVRVNHEPELASAAAPGAALPKSPSQLRKGPPVPPPPKHTPSKEVKQEQILSLFGDTFIPEISVTTPSQFEAPGPFSEQASLLDLDFDPLPPVASPVKAPTPSGQPTEGPAGSLPSREPSAAEGTFAVAWPSQAAEPGPAQPAEASEVVGGTQLAAGAQEPGDTAAGEAASNSLPAVVVETFSAVNGTVEGSSGAARADLPPGFMFKVQAQHDYAATDTDELQLKAGDVVLVIPFQNPEEQDEGWLMGVKESDWNQHKELDTCQGVFPENFTERVQ, encoded by the exons GTCCTCCAGAAACTGGGCAAGGCCGATGAGACGAAGGACGAGCAGTTCGAACAGTGTGTCCAGAACTTCAACAAGCAGCTG AATGAGGGCACCCGGCTCCAGAAGGACCTCCGGACCTACCTGGCCTCCGTCAAAG ccaTGCACGAGGCCTCCAAGAAGCTGAACGAGTGTCTGCAGGAGGTGTATGAGCCCGACTGGCCTGGCAGGGACGAAGCGAACAAGATCGCCGAG AACAACGACCTGCTCTGGATGGATTACCACCAGAAGCTGGTGGACCAGGCGCTGCTCACCATGGACACGTACCTGGGCCAGTTCCCTGACATCAAG TCGCGCATCGCTAAGCGAGGCCGGAAGCTGGTGGACTACGACAGTGCCCGGCACCATTACGAGTCCCTCCAAACTGCCAAAAAGAAGGATGAAGCCAAAATTGCCAag GCCGAGGAGGAGCTGGTCAAAGCGCAGAAGGTGTTCGAGGAGATGAACGTGGACCTGCAGGAGGAGCTGCCGTCCCTGTGGAACAG ccgtgTCGGTTTCTACGTCAACACGTTTCAGAGCATCGCAGGCCTGGAGGAGAACTTCCACCGGGAGATGAGTAAG ctcAACCAGAGCCTCAACGACGTGCTGGTCGGCCTGGAGAAGCAGCACGGGAGCAACGCCTTCACGGTCAAGGCCCAGCCCAG tgacagtgccccagcaaaaGAGAACAAGAGCCCTTCGCCTCCGCCAGATGGCTCCCCTGCGGCCACCCCTGAGGTCAGAGTCAACCATGAGCCCGAACTGGCCAGTGCGGCCGCCCCCGGGGCTGCCCTGCCCAAGTCCCCGTCTCAG CTCCGGAAAGGCCCACCCGTCCCTCCGCCTCCCAAACACACCCCATCCAAGGAGGTCAAGCAGGAGCAGATCCTCAGCCTGTTTGGTGACACCTTTATCCCTGAGATCAGCGTGACCACCCCCTCCCAG TTCGAGGCCCCGGGGCCGTTCTCGGAGCAGGCCAGTCTGCTGGACCTGGACTTTGACCCCCTGCCGCCCGTGGCGAGCCCGGTGAAGGCGCCCACGCCCTCCGGTCAG CCCACAGAGGGTCCAGCTGGCAGCTTACCTTCCAGGGAGCCCAGCGCTGCCGAGGGCACCTTTGCTGTGGCCTGGCCCAGCCAGGCGGCCGAGCCGGGGCCTGCCCAA CCAGCAGAGGCCTCGGAGGTGGTGGGGGGCACCCAACTTGCGGCCGGAGCCCAGGAGCCCGGGGACACAGCAGCCGGCGAAGCAGCCTCG AACTCCCTGCCGGCCGTGGTGGTGGAGACCTTCTCCGCAGTGAACGGCACGGTGGAGGGCAGCAGCGGGGCTGCGCGCGCGGACCTGCCCCCGGGGTTCATGTTCAAG GTGCAGGCCCAGCATGACTACGCGGCCACCGACACGGATGAGCTGCAGCTCAAGGCGGGGGACGTGGTGCTGGTGATCCCCTTCCAGAACCCCGAGGAGCAG GACGAAGGCTGGCTCATGGGCGTGAAGGAGAGCGACTGGAACCAGCACAAGGAGCTGGACACGTGCCAGGGCGTCTTCCCCGAGAACTTCACGGAGCGGGTTCAGTGA
- the BIN1 gene encoding myc box-dependent-interacting protein 1 isoform X10, producing MAEMGSKGVTAGKFASNMQKKLTRAQEKVLQKLGKADETKDEQFEQCVQNFNKQLNEGTRLQKDLRTYLASVKAMHEASKKLNECLQEVYEPDWPGRDEANKIAENNDLLWMDYHQKLVDQALLTMDTYLGQFPDIKSRIAKRGRKLVDYDSARHHYESLQTAKKKDEAKIAKAEEELVKAQKVFEEMNVDLQEELPSLWNSRVGFYVNTFQSIAGLEENFHREMSKLNQSLNDVLVGLEKQHGSNAFTVKAQPRKKAKLFSRLRRKKPSDSAPAKENKSPSPPPDGSPAATPEVRVNHEPELASAAAPGAALPKSPSQLRKGPPVPPPPKHTPSKEVKQEQILSLFGDTFIPEISVTTPSQPAEASEVVGGTQLAAGAQEPGDTAAGEAASNSLPAVVVETFSAVNGTVEGSSGAARADLPPGFMFKVQAQHDYAATDTDELQLKAGDVVLVIPFQNPEEQDEGWLMGVKESDWNQHKELDTCQGVFPENFTERVQ from the exons GTCCTCCAGAAACTGGGCAAGGCCGATGAGACGAAGGACGAGCAGTTCGAACAGTGTGTCCAGAACTTCAACAAGCAGCTG AATGAGGGCACCCGGCTCCAGAAGGACCTCCGGACCTACCTGGCCTCCGTCAAAG ccaTGCACGAGGCCTCCAAGAAGCTGAACGAGTGTCTGCAGGAGGTGTATGAGCCCGACTGGCCTGGCAGGGACGAAGCGAACAAGATCGCCGAG AACAACGACCTGCTCTGGATGGATTACCACCAGAAGCTGGTGGACCAGGCGCTGCTCACCATGGACACGTACCTGGGCCAGTTCCCTGACATCAAG TCGCGCATCGCTAAGCGAGGCCGGAAGCTGGTGGACTACGACAGTGCCCGGCACCATTACGAGTCCCTCCAAACTGCCAAAAAGAAGGATGAAGCCAAAATTGCCAag GCCGAGGAGGAGCTGGTCAAAGCGCAGAAGGTGTTCGAGGAGATGAACGTGGACCTGCAGGAGGAGCTGCCGTCCCTGTGGAACAG ccgtgTCGGTTTCTACGTCAACACGTTTCAGAGCATCGCAGGCCTGGAGGAGAACTTCCACCGGGAGATGAGTAAG ctcAACCAGAGCCTCAACGACGTGCTGGTCGGCCTGGAGAAGCAGCACGGGAGCAACGCCTTCACGGTCAAGGCCCAGCCCAG AAAGAAAGCTAAACTGTTCTCCCGGCTGCGCAGGAAGAAGCCCAG tgacagtgccccagcaaaaGAGAACAAGAGCCCTTCGCCTCCGCCAGATGGCTCCCCTGCGGCCACCCCTGAGGTCAGAGTCAACCATGAGCCCGAACTGGCCAGTGCGGCCGCCCCCGGGGCTGCCCTGCCCAAGTCCCCGTCTCAG CTCCGGAAAGGCCCACCCGTCCCTCCGCCTCCCAAACACACCCCATCCAAGGAGGTCAAGCAGGAGCAGATCCTCAGCCTGTTTGGTGACACCTTTATCCCTGAGATCAGCGTGACCACCCCCTCCCAG CCAGCAGAGGCCTCGGAGGTGGTGGGGGGCACCCAACTTGCGGCCGGAGCCCAGGAGCCCGGGGACACAGCAGCCGGCGAAGCAGCCTCG AACTCCCTGCCGGCCGTGGTGGTGGAGACCTTCTCCGCAGTGAACGGCACGGTGGAGGGCAGCAGCGGGGCTGCGCGCGCGGACCTGCCCCCGGGGTTCATGTTCAAG GTGCAGGCCCAGCATGACTACGCGGCCACCGACACGGATGAGCTGCAGCTCAAGGCGGGGGACGTGGTGCTGGTGATCCCCTTCCAGAACCCCGAGGAGCAG GACGAAGGCTGGCTCATGGGCGTGAAGGAGAGCGACTGGAACCAGCACAAGGAGCTGGACACGTGCCAGGGCGTCTTCCCCGAGAACTTCACGGAGCGGGTTCAGTGA
- the BIN1 gene encoding myc box-dependent-interacting protein 1 isoform X4, which yields MAEMGSKGVTAGKFASNMQKKLTRAQEKVLQKLGKADETKDEQFEQCVQNFNKQLNEGTRLQKDLRTYLASVKAMHEASKKLNECLQEVYEPDWPGRDEANKIAENNDLLWMDYHQKLVDQALLTMDTYLGQFPDIKSRIAKRGRKLVDYDSARHHYESLQTAKKKDEAKIAKPVSLLEKAAPQWCQGKLQAHLVAQTNLLRNQAEEELVKAQKVFEEMNVDLQEELPSLWNSRVGFYVNTFQSIAGLEENFHREMSKLNQSLNDVLVGLEKQHGSNAFTVKAQPSDSAPAKENKSPSPPPDGSPAATPEVRVNHEPELASAAAPGAALPKSPSQLRKGPPVPPPPKHTPSKEVKQEQILSLFGDTFIPEISVTTPSQPAEASEVVGGTQLAAGAQEPGDTAAGEAASNSLPAVVVETFSAVNGTVEGSSGAARADLPPGFMFKVQAQHDYAATDTDELQLKAGDVVLVIPFQNPEEQDEGWLMGVKESDWNQHKELDTCQGVFPENFTERVQ from the exons GTCCTCCAGAAACTGGGCAAGGCCGATGAGACGAAGGACGAGCAGTTCGAACAGTGTGTCCAGAACTTCAACAAGCAGCTG AATGAGGGCACCCGGCTCCAGAAGGACCTCCGGACCTACCTGGCCTCCGTCAAAG ccaTGCACGAGGCCTCCAAGAAGCTGAACGAGTGTCTGCAGGAGGTGTATGAGCCCGACTGGCCTGGCAGGGACGAAGCGAACAAGATCGCCGAG AACAACGACCTGCTCTGGATGGATTACCACCAGAAGCTGGTGGACCAGGCGCTGCTCACCATGGACACGTACCTGGGCCAGTTCCCTGACATCAAG TCGCGCATCGCTAAGCGAGGCCGGAAGCTGGTGGACTACGACAGTGCCCGGCACCATTACGAGTCCCTCCAAACTGCCAAAAAGAAGGATGAAGCCAAAATTGCCAag CCTGTCTCGCTGCTTGAGAAAGCCGCCCCCCAGTGGTGCCAAGGCAAACTGCAGGCTCATCTCGTAGCTCAAACTAACCTGCTCCGAAATCAG GCCGAGGAGGAGCTGGTCAAAGCGCAGAAGGTGTTCGAGGAGATGAACGTGGACCTGCAGGAGGAGCTGCCGTCCCTGTGGAACAG ccgtgTCGGTTTCTACGTCAACACGTTTCAGAGCATCGCAGGCCTGGAGGAGAACTTCCACCGGGAGATGAGTAAG ctcAACCAGAGCCTCAACGACGTGCTGGTCGGCCTGGAGAAGCAGCACGGGAGCAACGCCTTCACGGTCAAGGCCCAGCCCAG tgacagtgccccagcaaaaGAGAACAAGAGCCCTTCGCCTCCGCCAGATGGCTCCCCTGCGGCCACCCCTGAGGTCAGAGTCAACCATGAGCCCGAACTGGCCAGTGCGGCCGCCCCCGGGGCTGCCCTGCCCAAGTCCCCGTCTCAG CTCCGGAAAGGCCCACCCGTCCCTCCGCCTCCCAAACACACCCCATCCAAGGAGGTCAAGCAGGAGCAGATCCTCAGCCTGTTTGGTGACACCTTTATCCCTGAGATCAGCGTGACCACCCCCTCCCAG CCAGCAGAGGCCTCGGAGGTGGTGGGGGGCACCCAACTTGCGGCCGGAGCCCAGGAGCCCGGGGACACAGCAGCCGGCGAAGCAGCCTCG AACTCCCTGCCGGCCGTGGTGGTGGAGACCTTCTCCGCAGTGAACGGCACGGTGGAGGGCAGCAGCGGGGCTGCGCGCGCGGACCTGCCCCCGGGGTTCATGTTCAAG GTGCAGGCCCAGCATGACTACGCGGCCACCGACACGGATGAGCTGCAGCTCAAGGCGGGGGACGTGGTGCTGGTGATCCCCTTCCAGAACCCCGAGGAGCAG GACGAAGGCTGGCTCATGGGCGTGAAGGAGAGCGACTGGAACCAGCACAAGGAGCTGGACACGTGCCAGGGCGTCTTCCCCGAGAACTTCACGGAGCGGGTTCAGTGA
- the BIN1 gene encoding myc box-dependent-interacting protein 1 isoform X6, with the protein MAEMGSKGVTAGKFASNMQKKLTRAQEKVLQKLGKADETKDEQFEQCVQNFNKQLNEGTRLQKDLRTYLASVKAMHEASKKLNECLQEVYEPDWPGRDEANKIAENNDLLWMDYHQKLVDQALLTMDTYLGQFPDIKSRIAKRGRKLVDYDSARHHYESLQTAKKKDEAKIAKAEEELVKAQKVFEEMNVDLQEELPSLWNSRVGFYVNTFQSIAGLEENFHREMSKLNQSLNDVLVGLEKQHGSNAFTVKAQPSDSAPAKENKSPSPPPDGSPAATPEVRVNHEPELASAAAPGAALPKSPSQLRKGPPVPPPPKHTPSKEVKQEQILSLFGDTFIPEISVTTPSQPAEASEVVGGTQLAAGAQEPGDTAAGEAASNSLPAVVVETFSAVNGTVEGSSGAARADLPPGFMFKVQAQHDYAATDTDELQLKAGDVVLVIPFQNPEEQDEGWLMGVKESDWNQHKELDTCQGVFPENFTERVQ; encoded by the exons GTCCTCCAGAAACTGGGCAAGGCCGATGAGACGAAGGACGAGCAGTTCGAACAGTGTGTCCAGAACTTCAACAAGCAGCTG AATGAGGGCACCCGGCTCCAGAAGGACCTCCGGACCTACCTGGCCTCCGTCAAAG ccaTGCACGAGGCCTCCAAGAAGCTGAACGAGTGTCTGCAGGAGGTGTATGAGCCCGACTGGCCTGGCAGGGACGAAGCGAACAAGATCGCCGAG AACAACGACCTGCTCTGGATGGATTACCACCAGAAGCTGGTGGACCAGGCGCTGCTCACCATGGACACGTACCTGGGCCAGTTCCCTGACATCAAG TCGCGCATCGCTAAGCGAGGCCGGAAGCTGGTGGACTACGACAGTGCCCGGCACCATTACGAGTCCCTCCAAACTGCCAAAAAGAAGGATGAAGCCAAAATTGCCAag GCCGAGGAGGAGCTGGTCAAAGCGCAGAAGGTGTTCGAGGAGATGAACGTGGACCTGCAGGAGGAGCTGCCGTCCCTGTGGAACAG ccgtgTCGGTTTCTACGTCAACACGTTTCAGAGCATCGCAGGCCTGGAGGAGAACTTCCACCGGGAGATGAGTAAG ctcAACCAGAGCCTCAACGACGTGCTGGTCGGCCTGGAGAAGCAGCACGGGAGCAACGCCTTCACGGTCAAGGCCCAGCCCAG tgacagtgccccagcaaaaGAGAACAAGAGCCCTTCGCCTCCGCCAGATGGCTCCCCTGCGGCCACCCCTGAGGTCAGAGTCAACCATGAGCCCGAACTGGCCAGTGCGGCCGCCCCCGGGGCTGCCCTGCCCAAGTCCCCGTCTCAG CTCCGGAAAGGCCCACCCGTCCCTCCGCCTCCCAAACACACCCCATCCAAGGAGGTCAAGCAGGAGCAGATCCTCAGCCTGTTTGGTGACACCTTTATCCCTGAGATCAGCGTGACCACCCCCTCCCAG CCAGCAGAGGCCTCGGAGGTGGTGGGGGGCACCCAACTTGCGGCCGGAGCCCAGGAGCCCGGGGACACAGCAGCCGGCGAAGCAGCCTCG AACTCCCTGCCGGCCGTGGTGGTGGAGACCTTCTCCGCAGTGAACGGCACGGTGGAGGGCAGCAGCGGGGCTGCGCGCGCGGACCTGCCCCCGGGGTTCATGTTCAAG GTGCAGGCCCAGCATGACTACGCGGCCACCGACACGGATGAGCTGCAGCTCAAGGCGGGGGACGTGGTGCTGGTGATCCCCTTCCAGAACCCCGAGGAGCAG GACGAAGGCTGGCTCATGGGCGTGAAGGAGAGCGACTGGAACCAGCACAAGGAGCTGGACACGTGCCAGGGCGTCTTCCCCGAGAACTTCACGGAGCGGGTTCAGTGA
- the BIN1 gene encoding myc box-dependent-interacting protein 1 isoform X8, whose amino-acid sequence MAEMGSKGVTAGKFASNMQKKLTRAQEKVLQKLGKADETKDEQFEQCVQNFNKQLNEGTRLQKDLRTYLASVKAMHEASKKLNECLQEVYEPDWPGRDEANKIAENNDLLWMDYHQKLVDQALLTMDTYLGQFPDIKSRIAKRGRKLVDYDSARHHYESLQTAKKKDEAKIAKPVSLLEKAAPQWCQGKLQAHLVAQTNLLRNQAEEELVKAQKVFEEMNVDLQEELPSLWNSRVGFYVNTFQSIAGLEENFHREMSKLNQSLNDVLVGLEKQHGSNAFTVKAQPSDSAPAKENKSPSPPPDGSPAATPEVRVNHEPELASAAAPGAALPKSPSQPAEASEVVGGTQLAAGAQEPGDTAAGEAASNSLPAVVVETFSAVNGTVEGSSGAARADLPPGFMFKVQAQHDYAATDTDELQLKAGDVVLVIPFQNPEEQDEGWLMGVKESDWNQHKELDTCQGVFPENFTERVQ is encoded by the exons GTCCTCCAGAAACTGGGCAAGGCCGATGAGACGAAGGACGAGCAGTTCGAACAGTGTGTCCAGAACTTCAACAAGCAGCTG AATGAGGGCACCCGGCTCCAGAAGGACCTCCGGACCTACCTGGCCTCCGTCAAAG ccaTGCACGAGGCCTCCAAGAAGCTGAACGAGTGTCTGCAGGAGGTGTATGAGCCCGACTGGCCTGGCAGGGACGAAGCGAACAAGATCGCCGAG AACAACGACCTGCTCTGGATGGATTACCACCAGAAGCTGGTGGACCAGGCGCTGCTCACCATGGACACGTACCTGGGCCAGTTCCCTGACATCAAG TCGCGCATCGCTAAGCGAGGCCGGAAGCTGGTGGACTACGACAGTGCCCGGCACCATTACGAGTCCCTCCAAACTGCCAAAAAGAAGGATGAAGCCAAAATTGCCAag CCTGTCTCGCTGCTTGAGAAAGCCGCCCCCCAGTGGTGCCAAGGCAAACTGCAGGCTCATCTCGTAGCTCAAACTAACCTGCTCCGAAATCAG GCCGAGGAGGAGCTGGTCAAAGCGCAGAAGGTGTTCGAGGAGATGAACGTGGACCTGCAGGAGGAGCTGCCGTCCCTGTGGAACAG ccgtgTCGGTTTCTACGTCAACACGTTTCAGAGCATCGCAGGCCTGGAGGAGAACTTCCACCGGGAGATGAGTAAG ctcAACCAGAGCCTCAACGACGTGCTGGTCGGCCTGGAGAAGCAGCACGGGAGCAACGCCTTCACGGTCAAGGCCCAGCCCAG tgacagtgccccagcaaaaGAGAACAAGAGCCCTTCGCCTCCGCCAGATGGCTCCCCTGCGGCCACCCCTGAGGTCAGAGTCAACCATGAGCCCGAACTGGCCAGTGCGGCCGCCCCCGGGGCTGCCCTGCCCAAGTCCCCGTCTCAG CCAGCAGAGGCCTCGGAGGTGGTGGGGGGCACCCAACTTGCGGCCGGAGCCCAGGAGCCCGGGGACACAGCAGCCGGCGAAGCAGCCTCG AACTCCCTGCCGGCCGTGGTGGTGGAGACCTTCTCCGCAGTGAACGGCACGGTGGAGGGCAGCAGCGGGGCTGCGCGCGCGGACCTGCCCCCGGGGTTCATGTTCAAG GTGCAGGCCCAGCATGACTACGCGGCCACCGACACGGATGAGCTGCAGCTCAAGGCGGGGGACGTGGTGCTGGTGATCCCCTTCCAGAACCCCGAGGAGCAG GACGAAGGCTGGCTCATGGGCGTGAAGGAGAGCGACTGGAACCAGCACAAGGAGCTGGACACGTGCCAGGGCGTCTTCCCCGAGAACTTCACGGAGCGGGTTCAGTGA
- the BIN1 gene encoding myc box-dependent-interacting protein 1 isoform X5: MAEMGSKGVTAGKFASNMQKKLTRAQEKVLQKLGKADETKDEQFEQCVQNFNKQLNEGTRLQKDLRTYLASVKAMHEASKKLNECLQEVYEPDWPGRDEANKIAENNDLLWMDYHQKLVDQALLTMDTYLGQFPDIKSRIAKRGRKLVDYDSARHHYESLQTAKKKDEAKIAKPVSLLEKAAPQWCQGKLQAHLVAQTNLLRNQAEEELVKAQKVFEEMNVDLQEELPSLWNSRVGFYVNTFQSIAGLEENFHREMSKLNQSLNDVLVGLEKQHGSNAFTVKAQPSDSAPAKENKSPSPPPDGSPAATPEVRVNHEPELASAAAPGAALPKSPSQPTEGPAGSLPSREPSAAEGTFAVAWPSQAAEPGPAQPAEASEVVGGTQLAAGAQEPGDTAAGEAASNSLPAVVVETFSAVNGTVEGSSGAARADLPPGFMFKVQAQHDYAATDTDELQLKAGDVVLVIPFQNPEEQDEGWLMGVKESDWNQHKELDTCQGVFPENFTERVQ, from the exons GTCCTCCAGAAACTGGGCAAGGCCGATGAGACGAAGGACGAGCAGTTCGAACAGTGTGTCCAGAACTTCAACAAGCAGCTG AATGAGGGCACCCGGCTCCAGAAGGACCTCCGGACCTACCTGGCCTCCGTCAAAG ccaTGCACGAGGCCTCCAAGAAGCTGAACGAGTGTCTGCAGGAGGTGTATGAGCCCGACTGGCCTGGCAGGGACGAAGCGAACAAGATCGCCGAG AACAACGACCTGCTCTGGATGGATTACCACCAGAAGCTGGTGGACCAGGCGCTGCTCACCATGGACACGTACCTGGGCCAGTTCCCTGACATCAAG TCGCGCATCGCTAAGCGAGGCCGGAAGCTGGTGGACTACGACAGTGCCCGGCACCATTACGAGTCCCTCCAAACTGCCAAAAAGAAGGATGAAGCCAAAATTGCCAag CCTGTCTCGCTGCTTGAGAAAGCCGCCCCCCAGTGGTGCCAAGGCAAACTGCAGGCTCATCTCGTAGCTCAAACTAACCTGCTCCGAAATCAG GCCGAGGAGGAGCTGGTCAAAGCGCAGAAGGTGTTCGAGGAGATGAACGTGGACCTGCAGGAGGAGCTGCCGTCCCTGTGGAACAG ccgtgTCGGTTTCTACGTCAACACGTTTCAGAGCATCGCAGGCCTGGAGGAGAACTTCCACCGGGAGATGAGTAAG ctcAACCAGAGCCTCAACGACGTGCTGGTCGGCCTGGAGAAGCAGCACGGGAGCAACGCCTTCACGGTCAAGGCCCAGCCCAG tgacagtgccccagcaaaaGAGAACAAGAGCCCTTCGCCTCCGCCAGATGGCTCCCCTGCGGCCACCCCTGAGGTCAGAGTCAACCATGAGCCCGAACTGGCCAGTGCGGCCGCCCCCGGGGCTGCCCTGCCCAAGTCCCCGTCTCAG CCCACAGAGGGTCCAGCTGGCAGCTTACCTTCCAGGGAGCCCAGCGCTGCCGAGGGCACCTTTGCTGTGGCCTGGCCCAGCCAGGCGGCCGAGCCGGGGCCTGCCCAA CCAGCAGAGGCCTCGGAGGTGGTGGGGGGCACCCAACTTGCGGCCGGAGCCCAGGAGCCCGGGGACACAGCAGCCGGCGAAGCAGCCTCG AACTCCCTGCCGGCCGTGGTGGTGGAGACCTTCTCCGCAGTGAACGGCACGGTGGAGGGCAGCAGCGGGGCTGCGCGCGCGGACCTGCCCCCGGGGTTCATGTTCAAG GTGCAGGCCCAGCATGACTACGCGGCCACCGACACGGATGAGCTGCAGCTCAAGGCGGGGGACGTGGTGCTGGTGATCCCCTTCCAGAACCCCGAGGAGCAG GACGAAGGCTGGCTCATGGGCGTGAAGGAGAGCGACTGGAACCAGCACAAGGAGCTGGACACGTGCCAGGGCGTCTTCCCCGAGAACTTCACGGAGCGGGTTCAGTGA
- the BIN1 gene encoding myc box-dependent-interacting protein 1 isoform X11: MAEMGSKGVTAGKFASNMQKKLTRAQEKVLQKLGKADETKDEQFEQCVQNFNKQLNEGTRLQKDLRTYLASVKAMHEASKKLNECLQEVYEPDWPGRDEANKIAENNDLLWMDYHQKLVDQALLTMDTYLGQFPDIKSRIAKRGRKLVDYDSARHHYESLQTAKKKDEAKIAKAEEELVKAQKVFEEMNVDLQEELPSLWNSRVGFYVNTFQSIAGLEENFHREMSKLNQSLNDVLVGLEKQHGSNAFTVKAQPRKKAKLFSRLRRKKPSDSAPAKENKSPSPPPDGSPAATPEVRVNHEPELASAAAPGAALPKSPSQPAEASEVVGGTQLAAGAQEPGDTAAGEAASNSLPAVVVETFSAVNGTVEGSSGAARADLPPGFMFKVQAQHDYAATDTDELQLKAGDVVLVIPFQNPEEQDEGWLMGVKESDWNQHKELDTCQGVFPENFTERVQ, from the exons GTCCTCCAGAAACTGGGCAAGGCCGATGAGACGAAGGACGAGCAGTTCGAACAGTGTGTCCAGAACTTCAACAAGCAGCTG AATGAGGGCACCCGGCTCCAGAAGGACCTCCGGACCTACCTGGCCTCCGTCAAAG ccaTGCACGAGGCCTCCAAGAAGCTGAACGAGTGTCTGCAGGAGGTGTATGAGCCCGACTGGCCTGGCAGGGACGAAGCGAACAAGATCGCCGAG AACAACGACCTGCTCTGGATGGATTACCACCAGAAGCTGGTGGACCAGGCGCTGCTCACCATGGACACGTACCTGGGCCAGTTCCCTGACATCAAG TCGCGCATCGCTAAGCGAGGCCGGAAGCTGGTGGACTACGACAGTGCCCGGCACCATTACGAGTCCCTCCAAACTGCCAAAAAGAAGGATGAAGCCAAAATTGCCAag GCCGAGGAGGAGCTGGTCAAAGCGCAGAAGGTGTTCGAGGAGATGAACGTGGACCTGCAGGAGGAGCTGCCGTCCCTGTGGAACAG ccgtgTCGGTTTCTACGTCAACACGTTTCAGAGCATCGCAGGCCTGGAGGAGAACTTCCACCGGGAGATGAGTAAG ctcAACCAGAGCCTCAACGACGTGCTGGTCGGCCTGGAGAAGCAGCACGGGAGCAACGCCTTCACGGTCAAGGCCCAGCCCAG AAAGAAAGCTAAACTGTTCTCCCGGCTGCGCAGGAAGAAGCCCAG tgacagtgccccagcaaaaGAGAACAAGAGCCCTTCGCCTCCGCCAGATGGCTCCCCTGCGGCCACCCCTGAGGTCAGAGTCAACCATGAGCCCGAACTGGCCAGTGCGGCCGCCCCCGGGGCTGCCCTGCCCAAGTCCCCGTCTCAG CCAGCAGAGGCCTCGGAGGTGGTGGGGGGCACCCAACTTGCGGCCGGAGCCCAGGAGCCCGGGGACACAGCAGCCGGCGAAGCAGCCTCG AACTCCCTGCCGGCCGTGGTGGTGGAGACCTTCTCCGCAGTGAACGGCACGGTGGAGGGCAGCAGCGGGGCTGCGCGCGCGGACCTGCCCCCGGGGTTCATGTTCAAG GTGCAGGCCCAGCATGACTACGCGGCCACCGACACGGATGAGCTGCAGCTCAAGGCGGGGGACGTGGTGCTGGTGATCCCCTTCCAGAACCCCGAGGAGCAG GACGAAGGCTGGCTCATGGGCGTGAAGGAGAGCGACTGGAACCAGCACAAGGAGCTGGACACGTGCCAGGGCGTCTTCCCCGAGAACTTCACGGAGCGGGTTCAGTGA